In Deltaproteobacteria bacterium, the following proteins share a genomic window:
- a CDS encoding OsmC family protein, with protein MPQKTVKVTAELFEKYRIEVRADNHVMKIDQPTTGGGGDTGPNPLQVQLASLAGCVGTVARIVANRQKLPLRGMTVDVEADIDTDYLLGKTREGRAGFQTIRVRVNVDADMTREEKERFLHEVDSRCPISENLKNGTPMEIVVE; from the coding sequence GTGCCGCAGAAAACCGTGAAGGTGACGGCGGAGCTGTTCGAGAAGTACCGGATCGAGGTCAGGGCGGACAACCACGTGATGAAGATCGACCAGCCGACAACCGGCGGCGGGGGAGACACCGGACCGAACCCGCTGCAGGTCCAGCTGGCATCGCTCGCCGGGTGCGTCGGTACCGTCGCGAGAATCGTCGCCAACCGGCAGAAGCTTCCGCTGCGGGGGATGACCGTCGACGTCGAAGCGGACATCGACACCGACTATCTCCTCGGGAAGACCCGGGAGGGCCGCGCGGGATTCCAGACGATCCGCGTCCGGGTGAACGTCGACGCCGACATGACCCGGGAGGAGAAGGAGAGGTTCCTCCACGAGGTGGATTCCCGGTGCCCGATCTCGGAAAACCTGAAAAACGGCACGCCGATGGAAATCGTCGTCGAGTGA